In a single window of the Labeo rohita strain BAU-BD-2019 chromosome 23, IGBB_LRoh.1.0, whole genome shotgun sequence genome:
- the slco4a1 gene encoding solute carrier organic anion transporter family member 4A1, which yields MPHLLNNDTSFSSKQELLVLHDSPLGPSLDTPSPVESQGSGPGSPSGDAHTVLHKTGNSGLDHKEPPTGVKFVPTDSENLCGWGALTPRCIQTFNTPRWVLFFLCVASFLQGMIINGFINTVITSIERRFDLRSYQAGLIASSYDIAACVCLTFVSYFGGTGHKPRWLGWGVLIMALGSLVFALPHFTTPPYQVRVPERMGLCSANHTETCVGEEGGLSAYRYVFMLGQFLHGVGATPLYTLGVTYLDENVKSNYAPVYIGIFYTAAIVGPAAGYLLGGFFLNIYTEIDQTTELTPENPLWVGAWWIGFLAGGAAALVIALPILGYPRQLPGAQRYVAMRVSEAHQLKDGSQVTASDPQFGKTVKDMPRSMLLLLKNPTFIFLCLAGATEATLIAGMSTFGPKFLESQFSLSASEAATWFGYMVVPAGGGGTFLGGFIVKKLNLRCRGIIRFCMLCALVSLMAIFIFLIHCPNVPMAGVTSPYYNNFTHNHYSASYLQTEIHNNSFSDLGNLTASCNTGCHCVKELFNPVCGANGVMYFSPCHAGCSSLNHTYSPRGRQVFSGCSCVVGNISWGEHGFAEEGRCVSSCNHMPAFLTFLFVIIFFTFLCSIPALTATLRCVPDSQRSFGLGIQWIVVRTLGGIPGPIAFGSVIDISCLLWEEQCGEYGSCYLYHNSAMSQYSLIAGIIYKVLGTTFFFLAAMLYKPPPESPQSSCESTDVGGGDVRDLPIKDLPAEIISNPHAKL from the exons ATGCCCCACCTGCTGAACAATGACACTTCCTTTAGCTCCAAGCAAGAGCTTTTGGTCCTACATGACAGTCCATTGGGACCCAGCCTGGACACTCCCAGCCCAGTGGAGTCCCAAGGCTCTGGTCCAGGCAGCCCATCTGGAGATGCCCACACTGTGCTCCACAAGACAGGCAATTCAGGCCTTGATCATAAAGAACCGCCCACTGGGGTGAAGTTTGTCCCGACGGACTCAGAGAATCTTTGTGGATGGGGAGCACTGACCCCACGGTGTATCCAGACCTTCAACACCCCACGCTGGGTTCTCTTTTTCCTCTGTGTGGCCTCCTTCCTCCAGGGCATGATCATCAACGGCTTCATCAACACTGTCATCACCTCCATCGAGAGACGTTTTGACCTGCGCAGCTATCAG GCGGGACTCATTGCGAGCTCCTATGACATTGCTGCTTGTGTGTGCCTGACATTCGTGAGCTACTTTGGTGGTACTGGTCATAAGCCTCGATGGCTGGGCTGGGGTGTGCTCATCATGGCACTGGGCTCTCTGGTCTTTGCCCTGCCCCATTTCACCACACCACCCTATCAGGTCAGAGTACCAGAGCGCATGGGACTGTGCTCAGCCAATCACACCGAGACGTGTGTCGGCGAGGAAGGTGGGCTCTCAGCATACCGCTACGTCTTTATGCTGGGCCAGTTTCTGCATGGAGTCGGAGCAACCCCATTGTACACCCTTGGGGTCACCTACCTAGATGAAAACGTCAAATCAAACTACGCACCAGTATATATAG GGATCTTCTACACAGCTGCCATTGTAGGACCTGCGGCTGGATACTTGCTGGGTGGATTTTTTCTCAACATTTACACAGAAATTGACCAAAC GACAGAGCTGACTCCTGAAAACCCACTGTGGGTGGGAGCTTGGTGGATTGGTTTCCTGGCAGGAGGAGCGGCAGCTCTGGTTATCGCTTTGCCTATATTGGGTTACCCACGGCAGCTCCCAG GCGCTCAGCGGTATGTGGCCATGCGGGTTTCAGAGGCCCACCAGCTGAAGGATGGCAGTCAGGTCACTGCATCTGATCCTCAGTTTGGCAAAACAGTAAAGGACATGCCCAG ATCAATGCTGCTTCTTTTGAAAAACCCTACCTTCATCTTTCTGTGTCTCGCTGGTGCCACGGAGGCCACGCTCATAGCCGGGATGTCCACGTTTGGCCCCAAATTTCTAGAGTCTCAGTTTAGTTTGAGTGCTTCAGAGGCAGCAACCTGGTTTG GGTATATGGTAGTACCAGCTGGTGGCGGAGGCACCTTCCTGGGCGGCTTCATTGTAAAGAAGCTGAACCTTCGCTGCCGCGGGATCATCCGTTTCTGCATGCTGTGTGCACTGGTCAGCCTGATGGCTATCTTCATCTTTTTGATACACTGTCCTAATGTGCCCATGGCAGGAGTAACCTCTCCATACTACAACAACTTTACACACAACCACTACAGCGCCTCCTACCTGCAAACAGAGATCCATAACAACAG cTTTTCAGATCTGGGCAACCTGACCGCAAGCTGTAACACTGGCTGTCACTGTGTTAAGGAGTTGTTTAACCCTGTGTGTGGTGCGAATGGAGTGATGTATTTCTCTCCCTGCCATGCCGGCTGTAGCTCCCTCAACCACACTTACAGCCCCAGAGGCAGACAG GTGTTCTCTGGCTGTAGCTGTGTGGTAGGGAATATATCATGGGGAGAACATGGTTTTGCTGAAGAAGGGAGGTGTGTGTCGTCCTGCAATCACATGCCAGCCTTCCTCACCTTCCTTTTCGTCATCATCTTCTTCACTTTCCTCTGCAGCATCCCTGCACTTACTGCCACACTCAG GTGTGTTCCTGACAGTCAGAGATCATTTGGACTTGGAATCCAGTGGATTGTAGTAAGGACTCTCGGTGGGATCCCAGGCCCCATAGCGTTCGGCTCTGTGATTGACATCTCCTGTCTGCTGTGGGAGGAGCAGTGTGGGGAATACGGCTCCTGTTACCTGTACCACAACTCAGCCATGAGCCAGTACTCGCTCATCGCAGGCATCATCTACAAG GTTTTAGGCACTACATTCTTTTTCCTGGCTGCCATGCTCTACAAGCCGCCTCCTGAGTCTCCTCAGAGCAGCTGTGAGAGCACAGATGTGGGAGGGGGAGATGTCAGAGACCTGCCAATCAAAGACCTCCCCGCTGAAATCATCTCCAACCCGCACGCCAAATTATGA